From a single Cytophagales bacterium WSM2-2 genomic region:
- a CDS encoding peptidase M16 — protein sequence MLACNQEGKYESKTAESNGYSYEFVTNDPLQVRIYTLKNGLKVYLSQYKAEPRIMTSIAVKAGGKFDPANATGLAHYLEHIMFKGTSDFGTQTWDKEKIFLDSIEHMFEHYRTLTDSIERKNYYKKIDEVSNEASKLAIANEYDKMVSEIGAKGTNAYTTEDRTVYVNDIPANQVENWLAIESNRFKQIVPRLFHTELEAVYEEKNRSLDNDYWKTYEAMYSAAFKKHPYGTQTVIGTIDHLKNPSITEIKKYFYKYYRPNNVAICLSGDLDYDKTIAMIDKSFGSWEPNPDLKPWEPIAEDEITKPVQVDVYGPDAEWLNMAFRFKGLNSSETQLLRLTDMIISNSQAGLIDLNLKQQQKVLEPTSFVDYLNDYSLHTFTGKPREGQSLDEVKKLLLDQVELVKKGQFDDWLIEAVINDLKKNSIQQSQFNWSRANDEVLAFTNGIEWKDYVSRTDDLRKYTKQDIIKFANENYKDNYIAVYKRNGKDANQKKVTKPSITKVTLNKESKSPFHETLLANKVEKIQPAFLDYDKDITKLKMNGGVDVLYTQNTENDLFTLYYLSDLGTNNNTKIKQAVEYLQYLGTSDMTSEDVKKEFYKIGCNFGVSAADDRTYVYLNGLTENMDKAINLFEKLLADPKADDEALQKMIDGTFKTRDDVKKDKGAILWEGLMNYGLYGPKSPFTNVLTNKELREVKSNELIEIIKGFTKMEHRVLYYGPKTGDDLLTSLNNGHKLPEKLLPTPAPVEYEVQSMDNPKVYWANYDMVQAEIIFLSKGEKYDPARIPATRMFNEYFGGNMSSPVFQELREAQGLAYAAFASYSPAGKKNDNDSFFGYIGTQADKQAESMKAMMGLIQNFPKSESGFEVARNSLMNQLESERITKTGILFNYENAKRRGLDHDIRKDVYDQIQNMTIEDVANFQKEFIKNRKFNVVLVGDQKKLNLKDLLQYGTVKELSLDELFGYEKPLKVKVEGPNK from the coding sequence ATGCTTGCCTGTAATCAGGAAGGCAAGTACGAATCAAAGACGGCCGAAAGCAACGGCTATTCGTACGAATTCGTTACCAATGATCCTCTTCAAGTCCGGATTTACACTTTAAAAAACGGGCTTAAAGTTTACCTCAGCCAGTACAAGGCTGAGCCACGCATAATGACTTCCATTGCTGTGAAAGCGGGCGGAAAGTTTGATCCGGCCAATGCAACAGGTCTCGCACATTACCTCGAGCACATTATGTTCAAAGGAACCAGCGATTTCGGTACTCAGACCTGGGATAAAGAGAAAATTTTTCTTGATAGCATTGAGCATATGTTTGAGCATTACCGGACACTGACCGATTCCATTGAACGCAAAAACTATTACAAAAAGATCGACGAGGTTTCGAATGAAGCTTCCAAGTTGGCGATCGCTAATGAATATGATAAAATGGTTTCAGAGATCGGAGCCAAGGGAACCAACGCATATACGACCGAAGATCGTACAGTTTATGTAAACGACATCCCTGCCAATCAGGTTGAAAACTGGTTAGCGATCGAATCCAACCGATTCAAGCAAATTGTTCCGCGCCTGTTTCATACAGAACTGGAGGCCGTGTACGAAGAGAAGAACCGCAGCCTTGATAACGACTATTGGAAAACCTACGAAGCCATGTATTCGGCTGCATTCAAAAAACATCCGTATGGAACGCAAACGGTGATTGGCACAATCGATCACTTGAAGAATCCTTCTATCACAGAAATTAAAAAATACTTTTACAAATATTATCGGCCCAATAATGTAGCTATCTGTCTGAGTGGTGATCTCGATTACGACAAAACTATTGCCATGATCGATAAGAGTTTTGGAAGCTGGGAACCTAATCCCGATCTGAAACCATGGGAACCGATTGCGGAAGACGAGATCACCAAGCCGGTTCAGGTTGATGTGTATGGTCCGGACGCGGAGTGGCTAAACATGGCATTCCGTTTTAAAGGATTGAACTCCTCCGAAACTCAGCTTTTGAGACTCACGGATATGATTATTTCAAACTCACAGGCAGGATTGATCGACCTGAATTTGAAACAGCAACAAAAAGTATTGGAACCGACAAGTTTTGTCGATTACCTGAACGATTATTCTCTGCACACTTTTACTGGTAAACCTCGCGAAGGACAATCACTTGATGAAGTGAAGAAACTGTTGCTCGACCAGGTAGAGCTTGTGAAGAAAGGTCAGTTTGATGATTGGCTCATTGAAGCTGTTATTAATGACCTGAAGAAAAATTCTATACAGCAATCGCAGTTTAACTGGTCGCGCGCCAATGACGAAGTACTTGCCTTCACCAACGGGATTGAATGGAAAGACTATGTTTCACGTACTGACGATCTCCGCAAATACACCAAACAGGATATCATCAAATTTGCCAACGAAAATTACAAAGACAATTACATCGCGGTTTATAAACGTAATGGAAAGGACGCTAACCAGAAGAAAGTAACGAAGCCTTCGATTACCAAAGTAACCTTAAACAAAGAATCTAAGTCGCCATTCCATGAGACTTTGCTTGCCAACAAGGTGGAAAAAATTCAACCTGCCTTTTTGGATTACGATAAAGACATTACGAAGTTAAAAATGAACGGTGGTGTTGATGTGCTCTATACACAAAATACAGAGAACGATTTATTCACCTTGTATTATTTGTCTGACTTGGGTACGAATAATAATACCAAGATAAAACAGGCAGTGGAGTACCTGCAGTACCTGGGCACAAGTGATATGACTTCTGAAGATGTCAAAAAGGAATTTTATAAGATCGGTTGCAACTTCGGAGTGTCTGCTGCCGATGACCGTACTTATGTTTATCTCAATGGCCTCACTGAAAACATGGACAAGGCCATCAATCTGTTTGAGAAATTACTGGCTGATCCGAAAGCCGATGATGAGGCTCTTCAAAAAATGATTGACGGGACTTTCAAGACACGCGATGATGTCAAAAAAGACAAAGGCGCAATTCTATGGGAGGGCTTGATGAATTACGGATTATACGGTCCTAAGTCTCCGTTCACGAATGTGCTTACCAATAAAGAATTACGGGAAGTCAAATCGAACGAGCTGATTGAGATCATCAAAGGATTTACAAAAATGGAGCATCGGGTTCTGTACTACGGACCTAAGACTGGTGATGACTTGTTGACTTCATTAAACAATGGACATAAACTTCCAGAGAAGCTTCTGCCCACGCCTGCTCCGGTTGAGTACGAGGTGCAGAGCATGGATAACCCGAAAGTATACTGGGCTAACTATGATATGGTTCAAGCTGAGATTATTTTCCTCTCAAAAGGAGAGAAGTATGATCCCGCGAGGATTCCAGCCACACGTATGTTCAATGAATATTTTGGTGGGAATATGAGTTCACCTGTATTCCAGGAATTGCGTGAAGCGCAAGGTCTGGCTTATGCCGCTTTTGCATCTTATAGCCCAGCCGGGAAGAAAAACGATAACGACAGCTTCTTCGGCTACATTGGTACACAGGCTGATAAACAAGCGGAATCGATGAAGGCCATGATGGGATTGATCCAAAACTTCCCAAAATCAGAGAGCGGGTTTGAAGTAGCACGCAACTCGTTGATGAATCAACTCGAAAGCGAACGTATTACGAAAACGGGGATTCTCTTCAACTACGAAAATGCAAAGCGCAGAGGCCTGGATCACGACATTCGAAAAGACGTCTATGATCAAATCCAAAACATGACGATCGAGGACGTTGCAAATTTCCAGAAGGAATTTATCAAGAACAGGAAGTTTAACGTAGTGTTGGTAGGCGATCAGAAAAAATTAAACCTGAAAGACCTGCTACAGTACGGAACTGTGAAAGAGCTTTCGCTGGACGAATTGTTCGGCTATGAAAAACCACTGAAAGTAAAAGTGGAAGGGCCGAATAAATAA
- a CDS encoding short-chain dehydrogenase: protein MKTKIALVTGGSRGLGKDMALALADKKIDVVVTYKSNKEEAEKVVQEIQKKGQKAATLAFDISEIKSLDAFVNHFTQVLKTNWSTDKFDFLVNNAGIGATVPILQVTEEVFDNMLNIHFKGVYFLTQKLANQINDQGGIINISTGTTRFLVPGYSVYSSMKSAVEQFTKHLAKEFGTRGIRANIVAPGPIETDFNNAAIRNNPQMKTNLGNMTALGRVGQANDVGSVVAFLCTDESRWISGQRIEVSGGINL, encoded by the coding sequence ATGAAAACAAAAATTGCATTGGTAACTGGAGGAAGTCGCGGGCTTGGTAAGGACATGGCCCTGGCATTGGCTGATAAAAAAATCGATGTCGTGGTAACTTACAAGTCTAACAAGGAAGAAGCTGAGAAGGTAGTACAGGAAATCCAGAAAAAAGGTCAAAAAGCAGCAACACTCGCTTTCGATATTTCCGAGATTAAATCACTGGATGCCTTTGTCAATCACTTCACCCAGGTTCTTAAAACGAATTGGTCAACAGACAAATTTGATTTCCTGGTGAACAATGCCGGCATTGGCGCCACTGTTCCGATTTTGCAAGTCACAGAAGAAGTTTTCGATAACATGTTGAATATTCACTTCAAGGGCGTCTATTTTCTCACACAAAAATTGGCTAACCAAATCAACGACCAGGGCGGCATTATCAACATATCCACGGGTACCACCCGATTCCTTGTACCAGGATATTCTGTTTATTCATCTATGAAATCAGCAGTGGAACAATTCACCAAGCACCTGGCGAAGGAATTTGGCACACGCGGAATCCGTGCCAACATCGTTGCACCAGGGCCTATTGAAACCGATTTTAACAACGCTGCCATCCGCAACAATCCACAGATGAAAACCAATCTCGGAAACATGACTGCACTTGGCAGAGTAGGTCAGGCGAACGATGTTGGTTCGGTTGTGGCGTTTTTATGCACAGACGAATCCCGTTGGATCAGCGGTCAGCGAATCGAGGTAAGTGGCGGTATCAATTTGTAG
- a CDS encoding MFS transporter, which produces MSAQEPKAKVFTGYQVFMIAILSILQFTVILDFMVLSPLGAILLPTLKITTGQFGLVVSAYAFSAGISGILAAGFADKFDRKSLLIFFYVGFLIGTVLCAIAPDYQFLLMARIVTGIFGGVIGSIGFAIISDLFKYEVRGRVMGFVQMSFAASQILGLPIGLLLANKFGWHSPFWMIAGFGVLVGVVIVIYMKPVADHLKLKSERNPFEHLVKTFSVPDYVKAYFSTTLLATGGFMLMPFGSAFSTNNLGLTLEQLPMVYLIVGMFSIATGPLIGKLSDKVGKMKVFLWGTLISCVMVGIYTPMGITPIWIVIAISIVMFAGITCRMISSSALLSAVPEPQDRGAFMSINASVQQISGGIASAIAGVIVYQAPDGILHRYDLLGYVVIGTMLITIAMMYWIDKHIQEMMLRKETPAAPAAKVA; this is translated from the coding sequence ATGTCAGCACAAGAACCAAAAGCAAAAGTCTTCACCGGCTATCAGGTTTTCATGATAGCGATTCTGTCTATACTGCAGTTCACCGTCATCCTCGACTTCATGGTGTTGTCACCGTTAGGAGCGATACTGCTGCCAACGTTAAAAATTACCACGGGTCAGTTTGGGCTTGTGGTGTCGGCCTATGCTTTCAGCGCTGGTATTTCCGGAATTTTGGCTGCCGGCTTTGCAGATAAGTTTGACCGTAAGTCACTTCTCATTTTCTTTTATGTCGGTTTTTTGATTGGTACGGTGCTTTGCGCAATTGCCCCTGACTATCAGTTTCTGTTAATGGCCCGGATTGTCACGGGTATTTTCGGAGGCGTGATCGGGTCTATTGGCTTTGCAATCATTAGCGATCTGTTCAAGTATGAAGTTCGGGGTCGTGTGATGGGCTTTGTGCAAATGTCTTTTGCAGCCAGCCAGATTTTAGGATTGCCCATCGGTCTTTTGCTTGCCAATAAATTCGGATGGCATTCACCATTTTGGATGATTGCTGGCTTCGGTGTACTGGTTGGTGTTGTTATTGTTATTTATATGAAACCGGTTGCCGACCACCTGAAGCTGAAGTCAGAGCGTAACCCCTTTGAACATTTGGTCAAGACATTCTCAGTACCAGATTATGTCAAAGCTTATTTCAGCACGACCTTACTTGCAACGGGTGGATTTATGCTGATGCCCTTCGGCAGTGCTTTCAGTACAAATAACCTCGGACTGACCCTCGAACAACTTCCGATGGTGTATCTCATCGTTGGGATGTTTTCGATCGCCACAGGCCCGCTCATCGGTAAGCTCAGCGACAAAGTCGGCAAGATGAAAGTTTTTCTCTGGGGAACATTAATCAGTTGTGTGATGGTTGGCATTTACACACCAATGGGAATCACTCCAATCTGGATTGTGATTGCCATCAGCATTGTAATGTTCGCCGGAATCACTTGCCGGATGATTTCTTCGTCTGCCTTATTGTCGGCAGTACCTGAACCACAGGATCGTGGAGCATTCATGAGCATCAACGCTTCGGTGCAACAGATTTCCGGAGGTATTGCTTCAGCTATTGCCGGGGTGATCGTTTACCAGGCACCTGATGGAATTCTCCACCGTTATGATCTTCTCGGCTATGTAGTGATCGGTACCATGCTCATCACCATTGCGATGATGTATTGGATCGATAAGCATATCCAGGAGATGATGCTACGCAAGGAAACGCCCGCAGCACCAGCCGCCAAGGTAGCCTAG
- the ppi gene encoding peptidyl-prolyl cis-trans isomerase, producing the protein MTTAEIHTKKGVMKIQFFEEDAPNTVKNFVTLAEKGFYDGLIFHRVIPNFMIQGGCPNGIGNGGPGYKIDCELTGKNQYHDRGVLSMAHAGRNTGGSQFFICHTRQSTAHLDRNHTVFGKVYEGLDVIDAIRQGDEMEKVVIKRE; encoded by the coding sequence ATGACAACTGCCGAAATTCACACTAAAAAAGGGGTGATGAAAATCCAATTCTTTGAAGAGGATGCACCGAATACAGTTAAGAACTTTGTAACCCTTGCTGAAAAAGGATTTTACGATGGACTTATCTTTCATCGCGTCATCCCGAATTTCATGATTCAGGGAGGTTGCCCCAATGGCATTGGCAACGGAGGACCAGGATATAAAATTGACTGCGAATTGACAGGCAAAAACCAATACCACGACCGCGGAGTTTTGTCAATGGCGCACGCGGGACGTAATACCGGTGGGTCGCAGTTTTTTATTTGCCATACAAGGCAAAGTACTGCTCACTTAGACCGTAATCATACCGTATTCGGAAAAGTCTATGAAGGACTTGATGTTATCGATGCCATTCGTCAAGGTGACGAAATGGAAAAAGTAGTTATCAAAAGAGAATAA
- a CDS encoding cobalamin adenosyltransferase has protein sequence MKIYTKTGDAGTTALFGGQRLLKSDLRIEAYGTIDELNSYVGLLRDQPINASRKDVLVEIQDRLFTIGSILATEPGNTKVKIPSLQESDVTFLEKEIDKMDAVLPPMKFFVLPGGHIAVSTGHVVRTVCRRAERLVIALNAHSPVDGLVIKYLNRLSDYVFELCRIMAHELKVEETPWKPRM, from the coding sequence ATGAAAATCTACACTAAAACGGGGGACGCTGGTACCACTGCGCTTTTTGGCGGGCAGCGCTTGCTGAAATCCGATTTGCGCATTGAGGCGTACGGCACAATTGATGAGCTGAATTCCTATGTTGGTTTGCTTCGCGACCAGCCAATCAATGCATCACGAAAAGATGTTTTGGTTGAAATTCAGGACAGGCTCTTCACGATCGGATCTATCCTGGCAACAGAACCCGGAAACACTAAGGTGAAAATACCTTCGCTCCAGGAGTCAGATGTGACGTTTCTTGAGAAAGAAATAGACAAAATGGATGCGGTACTTCCTCCAATGAAGTTTTTTGTATTGCCCGGCGGGCACATTGCAGTTTCTACCGGACATGTGGTTCGTACCGTCTGCCGGAGGGCTGAACGCCTGGTGATTGCTCTGAATGCACACTCGCCAGTAGACGGCCTGGTGATAAAATATTTGAATCGCCTTTCCGACTATGTATTCGAACTTTGCCGGATAATGGCCCATGAGTTGAAAGTGGAAGAAACTCCCTGGAAACCACGGATGTGA
- a CDS encoding macrolide ABC transporter ATP-binding protein, with product MPRIIETRDIAKVYKMGNNIVNALQKISISIDKGEYVAFMGPSGSGKSTLMNIVGCLDSPTDGTYELNSQMVSEMTENELAMIRNKEIGFVFQTFNLLPRATALENVALPLIYAGYSKDERHEMAMGALESVDLANRHHHRPNELSGGQRQRVAIARALVNNPSIILADEPTGNLDSKTSYDIMNLFQQLHDKGNTIIMVTHEDDIAHYAHRIIRLKDGLIEWDRVNENVMRSPEPTTTAAH from the coding sequence ATGCCAAGAATTATCGAAACACGTGATATTGCCAAAGTTTACAAAATGGGTAATAACATTGTTAATGCCCTCCAGAAAATTTCAATCTCCATCGACAAAGGCGAATATGTGGCTTTCATGGGGCCGTCAGGCTCTGGTAAGTCCACTTTGATGAACATTGTAGGCTGCCTGGATTCACCTACCGACGGAACATATGAGCTCAACAGCCAAATGGTGAGCGAAATGACTGAAAATGAACTAGCGATGATCCGCAATAAAGAGATTGGGTTCGTGTTCCAGACTTTCAACCTTTTGCCTCGTGCAACTGCTCTGGAGAATGTAGCGTTGCCTTTGATTTATGCTGGCTATAGCAAAGACGAACGTCATGAGATGGCTATGGGAGCTCTGGAAAGTGTGGATTTGGCCAATCGTCATCATCACAGACCAAATGAACTTTCGGGTGGTCAACGCCAACGTGTGGCCATTGCCCGCGCCCTGGTGAACAACCCTTCGATTATCCTTGCTGATGAACCTACCGGTAACCTTGACTCAAAAACATCTTACGATATCATGAATTTATTCCAGCAGTTGCATGACAAAGGCAACACTATCATCATGGTAACGCACGAAGATGATATTGCTCACTATGCGCATCGCATCATCCGTTTGAAAGACGGTTTGATTGAGTGGGACAGAGTCAACGAGAACGTTATGCGCAGTCCTGAGCCGACCACCACTGCGGCTCATTAA
- the rnhB gene encoding ribonuclease HII, translating to MFVLSSSFTPDLIEAGCDEVGRGCLAGPVVAAAVILPKNYKHELLNDSKQLTKEERIQLQEEIKRDAIAWAVAEVSHTEIDKINILNASFLAMHRALDQLSVRPELLLIDGNRFKPYGEVKFECIVKGDANYLSIAAASVLAKTYRDDLMEKLSIQFPGYGWQTNVGYPTDEHRDGIRSLGITPYHRRSFTLLPSQLELFEN from the coding sequence TTGTTCGTGCTCTCATCATCGTTTACTCCCGATCTGATTGAAGCCGGCTGCGATGAAGTCGGACGGGGGTGTCTCGCAGGACCCGTAGTGGCTGCAGCAGTCATCCTTCCGAAAAATTACAAGCACGAATTGTTAAACGACTCCAAGCAACTCACGAAGGAGGAGCGAATTCAGTTACAAGAGGAAATCAAACGTGATGCAATTGCCTGGGCCGTGGCTGAAGTCAGTCATACCGAGATCGACAAGATCAATATCCTGAACGCTTCTTTCCTGGCAATGCATCGGGCATTAGATCAACTTAGCGTCCGTCCTGAACTTCTCCTGATCGATGGTAACCGTTTCAAACCTTATGGTGAAGTCAAGTTTGAATGTATAGTCAAAGGTGATGCAAACTACCTGAGTATCGCAGCCGCTTCCGTGCTGGCGAAAACGTATCGCGATGACTTAATGGAAAAACTCTCCATTCAATTTCCCGGTTACGGATGGCAGACAAACGTGGGCTACCCAACGGACGAACACCGTGATGGAATCCGCAGCCTCGGGATCACACCATATCATCGGAGATCTTTTACTTTACTTCCAAGTCAATTGGAACTATTCGAGAACTGA
- a CDS encoding ammonium transporter produces the protein MIVATAFVLFMTPGLSFFYGGMVSFKNVISTMLQSFIALGVISLLWYLVGFSLAFGDSIGGIIGNPTTFFAFRNVGLDPNPSFSPTFPFLLFALFQLKFAIITPALITGSFAERVKFTSYLIFMCIFSLLIYCPLAHWTWHPDGFLRKLGVLDFAGGTVVHMSAGFAALAGAFILGKREEKDHHPANIPFIILGTGMLWFGWFGFNAGSALAANGQAVQAFATTNMASASAMITWVMFDALVGRKISAMGACIGAVVGLVAITPAAGFVNLGQSVFIGFVAALVSNMAVYYRQKTSLDDTLDVFPCHGVGGIVGMILTGVFAKDVGLIYGQTTTFLYHLLVLVIVGVFTFGGSYLIFKLTRLITQLRVSPEDEKLGLDLSQHSETMRTSRAS, from the coding sequence ATGATTGTGGCAACCGCATTTGTCCTATTCATGACGCCAGGTCTTTCTTTTTTTTATGGAGGAATGGTGAGTTTCAAAAATGTGATCTCAACCATGCTTCAAAGTTTCATCGCCTTGGGTGTAATTAGCTTGCTGTGGTACCTGGTTGGATTCAGCCTCGCTTTCGGAGATAGCATCGGCGGGATTATCGGAAACCCAACTACTTTTTTTGCTTTTCGAAATGTCGGCCTGGACCCGAACCCGAGCTTTTCGCCAACCTTTCCGTTTTTGTTGTTTGCTCTCTTTCAACTCAAGTTCGCCATCATTACACCGGCTCTGATCACCGGAAGTTTTGCCGAGCGTGTGAAGTTCACCTCTTACCTGATCTTCATGTGCATATTTTCTTTGCTCATCTATTGTCCTTTGGCACATTGGACGTGGCATCCTGACGGTTTTTTGCGAAAGCTTGGCGTGCTTGATTTTGCCGGAGGAACAGTAGTGCACATGTCGGCAGGATTTGCTGCGTTGGCAGGAGCATTTATTTTAGGAAAGCGTGAAGAGAAAGACCATCATCCTGCTAACATTCCTTTCATCATTTTAGGAACCGGAATGCTTTGGTTCGGGTGGTTTGGATTTAATGCCGGCTCTGCGCTGGCAGCGAATGGTCAGGCTGTGCAGGCATTTGCGACCACCAACATGGCTTCCGCTTCGGCAATGATCACCTGGGTAATGTTTGACGCACTGGTCGGAAGAAAAATTTCTGCTATGGGTGCATGCATCGGAGCAGTCGTTGGGTTAGTGGCAATCACCCCGGCTGCAGGGTTTGTGAATTTAGGTCAAAGTGTATTTATCGGATTTGTTGCCGCACTCGTAAGCAACATGGCCGTTTACTACCGGCAGAAAACTTCTCTGGATGATACACTTGATGTTTTTCCATGTCATGGGGTTGGAGGTATTGTGGGAATGATCCTGACCGGAGTTTTTGCAAAAGATGTTGGATTGATTTACGGACAGACAACAACATTTCTATATCACTTGCTTGTGTTGGTAATCGTTGGTGTTTTTACTTTTGGAGGATCATATCTCATCTTCAAGCTCACGAGACTCATTACGCAACTTCGTGTTTCGCCCGAAGATGAAAAATTAGGACTCGACCTCAGCCAGCATTCAGAGACGATGCGGACTTCACGAGCTTCGTGA
- a CDS encoding DNA-directed RNA polymerase sigma-70 factor, with protein sequence MIRVSESKSSNQGFEGIFNESFNRFFESLHRYAYTFLKNTEQSSDAVQTVFIKWWETKTSPGGIDEARKYLFTAVYRTCLNVIRNEKVKQSHVNAYFQEQENETAFHDSTVLEELDVKIKVAIEGLPPQCRIIFCKSRLEEKKYAEIATEMNLSVKTIEAQMGKALKILREKLNN encoded by the coding sequence TTGATCAGGGTGTCGGAGAGCAAATCAAGCAATCAGGGATTCGAAGGAATCTTTAACGAAAGTTTCAATCGTTTTTTTGAATCGTTGCATCGCTATGCCTATACTTTTCTGAAAAACACGGAGCAATCCAGTGATGCTGTACAGACCGTGTTTATCAAATGGTGGGAAACAAAAACGTCACCCGGAGGGATCGATGAAGCAAGGAAATACCTTTTCACAGCTGTGTATCGCACATGTCTCAATGTGATCCGGAATGAGAAAGTAAAACAATCGCACGTAAATGCTTATTTTCAGGAGCAGGAAAATGAAACAGCTTTTCATGACTCCACAGTACTTGAAGAACTGGATGTAAAAATTAAAGTGGCCATTGAAGGATTGCCACCCCAATGCCGTATCATTTTTTGTAAGAGCAGGTTAGAGGAAAAAAAATATGCAGAGATCGCTACCGAAATGAACTTGTCAGTGAAGACAATAGAAGCCCAGATGGGAAAGGCCCTGAAAATATTGCGCGAGAAATTGAATAACTGA
- a CDS encoding anti-sigma factor, with translation MNQQEIVDDALLAKFLAGEATPEEAMLVTDWIDASEENKRLFTQSQQAWAMEDESVAPMEKSKILSTITQKSTGKSVEFFTPLRIAAAITLIAACVVGYYTIPNTPVEETWITKNTNEEVSKFNLPEGTSIALNRNSKISYPKAFDGQTRTVKLSGEALFDVVHNPEQPFIVNCDEINVKVLGTAFNITNKSASVIETQVTRGKVAMYTADQSINIEAGWIGSYDKSTRKLSLRKSISENKIGYATHTFTFEDTSLKQVTDNLSESYGVSFIFENDKIKDCHLTSSYNDKSLSFILDVISESLNVKYTVKGNIVYLSGDGCL, from the coding sequence ATGAACCAGCAAGAAATAGTCGATGACGCGCTCCTGGCAAAGTTCCTGGCGGGTGAAGCTACGCCCGAAGAGGCGATGCTGGTAACCGATTGGATTGATGCATCGGAGGAGAATAAACGACTGTTCACTCAATCGCAGCAAGCCTGGGCGATGGAAGATGAATCTGTTGCTCCGATGGAAAAATCTAAAATCCTGAGCACCATCACTCAAAAAAGTACAGGCAAGTCAGTTGAATTCTTCACTCCGCTCCGGATTGCCGCAGCCATCACGCTTATTGCTGCTTGCGTTGTCGGCTACTACACAATTCCAAATACACCTGTAGAGGAAACATGGATCACTAAAAACACAAATGAGGAGGTTTCGAAATTTAATTTACCAGAAGGCACTTCTATCGCCCTCAACCGGAATAGCAAGATTTCTTATCCAAAAGCTTTTGACGGACAGACAAGGACTGTGAAACTTTCAGGAGAAGCACTTTTTGATGTGGTACATAATCCGGAGCAACCATTTATTGTTAATTGTGATGAGATCAATGTCAAAGTGCTGGGTACTGCCTTTAACATCACCAATAAAAGTGCGTCTGTCATTGAAACACAAGTAACGCGCGGTAAAGTCGCCATGTACACGGCTGATCAATCAATCAATATAGAAGCTGGCTGGATTGGTAGTTATGATAAATCAACCCGGAAATTATCGTTGAGAAAATCTATCTCCGAAAACAAAATCGGTTACGCCACACACACATTTACATTCGAAGATACTTCACTAAAACAGGTTACGGATAATTTAAGCGAATCGTATGGGGTCTCGTTTATTTTCGAAAACGATAAAATAAAAGACTGTCACCTCACGAGTTCTTATAACGACAAATCGCTTTCCTTCATTCTTGATGTAATCTCCGAATCGCTCAACGTCAAATACACGGTCAAGGGAAATATCGTGTATCTTTCGGGCGATGGATGCCTGTAA